TGAGAGAGGGCATTTCAGCCTTGCAGGGAACGCAGAATGTAGCCCAAAAATTAATGAGGATGACTTTTCCCTTATAATCCGAGAGGTTGACTTTGTTCCCGCTGAGGTCGTTGAGTGAGAATTCCGGGGCAAGTTTCCCGATTTGAGGAGCAGTTTCAAGACAGACCGCTTCCCTGACGGAAAAAGTTAAAAACAGGAACAAAATCGATGGAAGAATATGCCGCATAATGTAGTCCTTAACCGAGTAATTAGTTGCGGACATTCTAAACAATCTATCTGGTTGTGTCAAGTATAATATGTTTCCGCGAGCATATTTTCAGATGTAAGATGTAAAGGTTCAGGGAGGTAAACTCATAAGGTATCCAGTGTTGTGCGTCATAAATCCCTTTACTCTGCTTGTCATTCTGAGCAAAGCGAAGAATCTCGTCTTTCAAATACATGAGACCCTTCACTTCGTTCAGGGTGACACGTCAAATGTAAAGAAGCGTTGGACGCACTACACTAGAGCATAACGTAGATTTTATAGAAGCGATTAATTGACCAAGGTAAAATTTATTGCACTCATAGCAATCATCAAGGGAGTAAAAAAAAATGTTGACAAACTGAAACTCTTCATACTCTAAGACAGCCTTCGAATGACCGTTTCGAGGGATTCTTACGAATCAGCATTTGAGAAACATAATAATCTTATGGGGTTAAAAGGTTACGGTTTTCACCTGCCCCGCCATAGGCGGGGCAGGTGTCCCGTATCGATAGGTTGAAATAGTTAAAACAGCACGTCAAAAATCATGTAAAGGTCTTTTGCGGTTTTAAGCGGTACAAAAAACACATCTCCTTCACCATGCGTATCGTTCACGGAAAGGTCTGTTATCCGTCTCGGCACTTCCAGCCAGTTCAGTGGGGCGTTGTATTTGAATGAATAATACTGATAGCCGACTCGGAAGAATGCCTTGCCTCTTTTTGCAACGGGCTTGTCATCAAGTTCCTGTATGATGTATATTTCATACACGTTGCCCCGAGTAGCGAGTTTATTCCCCCAAATATCGTTTGAGGTAGGAACAAACGGCATCCAGTATTTTGTTCCGCCGTTATATTCAAGGCCGATTTTTGTGCCGGTAGATGGTATATCATAACGTCCTCCCATATACCAACCAGTGCCGGAATGGCGGGCTCTTGCAACGTGATCACGGAACCACACCATGCCAAAGCCGAAAGCTTCGTCCTTCTCACTGGGTTCCCAGAAGGTCTGACCAATAGAGCCAAAGATGTTGAGATTGTCAATTGGTCTACCCATTATTGTCATACCCCACCATTTAGCATTGCCCATTGAAACGTCGTTTGGCCAATTTAAGTATTTGAAGTTCATCCCGTCGGACGGTGCACCCATGATATTCCACGCGCCCATGATCAAGGTTTCGACATGGAATTCAGGGGAAGTGGTCCAGGTGGTCATCAGGCCGGCGAAATCCGTGTCCCGGTCGTATTCAAACCAAGAGGGATTGTGACCAGAGGCATATTTTCCATACACACTTGAGCCGTCCGGATTATTATAATAACCGGTGTTATAACCGCCATCAGCTCCTTTTCCCTGGCAATACTTCATGAAGAACCCCGGTAAGGCCTCGATATCCGGAGCCCAGCCAAGTGTATAACCGTCGAATGCAGAGTCTATCAGATTCCCCGGGACACCTGCTGATCCTGTTTTTTCAAGATTCAGTTTTACATTGCCCGGCGCGCCACCGCTTGATGGTTTTCTACCGATGGAGAACCAGACCGGATATCCGAAGATATTGCTCCACGACATGTATGCCTGGTCAGCCCACACCTCGCCTCCTCCAGGGACGCGACCCATGGCCTGATCCATTGTCGGGAGAAGCATTCCCGGAGAACCAAAGTACATCCCGTGAATGGGCATCGAGGTTTGATGTCCCCATATTTTGTACATTTGGAGACGAAGTTTAAACGAGACGTCCTCAACCGGATTGGCCTTTATGTTAATGCCATATCGGTTGGTAAAAATGGCGTCATTCCAGACTTTGTGGGCGCGTACGGGCTCGTTAGAAGCATATTCAGTGTGATCAACCACTTCGCCTACCAGGTTATCGTACCTGAGTTGATAATCACCGCCGAATTCGATCCACGATTCATCGGCTGCCGCAGCCATGCCTGCGGTCAGGAGAAGTATTATGGCAACGTACAGAAGAAACTTCTTCATTACGAAATACCTCCTTCAGGTTTAGAATAGGACGTCAAAGACAAGGTAGAGGTCTTTTGCATATTCGACAGGTTCAAGACGCTGCACATTCACCGTATTTCTCACGTCGAGATCAGATATCTTGACCGACGCTCCCATCCAGTTGTTGCTTCCGGTGTAGTCGAATTTGTAATATTGATAGCCGAACCTCCAGAACGCCTTGGCATTCTTCATAAGGGCTTCTGTATTCAGGTCCTGGATGACGTATATCTCGTAGACTTTGCCCCGCGTCCCGAGCTTGCTCGTCCATATATCATCCGCGGCCGGGACCAGACCGACCCAGTATTGAGAGCCCTGGTTATATTCAGCGCCGATCTTTGTCCCGGTGGACTTGATGTCATACCGTACGCCGAGATAGATCGCGGAACCGACAAGGCTTTGCTTGGACTCGGGATGAAAGGTGTCCCAGAGCAGACCCGCTCCGGAAACCTGACCATCAGTAGGATAGGTTTTGCTCTGAGCTACCGCGAGAAATAGATTTAAGTCGCTCACTTTTCCCATGACCAACCCGCCCCACCAGGCTATATTGCCCACGTTTTCCGATGGAGGAATTGATTGTATCCAGGCATACGGTTCATCGTGATAGCTGTTGTTGGGTACGGGAGCTATATCGCCGGGCCGATCAACAAAATGGAAACCCTTCTGAGCCTGAAGATTTATTGAGAGATTGTTCGTATCGTAGGGGACAATGTTCATGCCGATAAAATCAGTATCTTTGAGTGTGTTTGCCGACGAGGTAAACCCGCTGTCAAACCCTTTGCCGTAGCTGATCTTTGCATAGGACCCGGGCAGGGCTGTGATGACCGGCGCATAACCCGCTGTTGCGCCATCAAAGGCATAGTCCGTTACCAGGCCAATATCCCCTTCAACGCCCTGTTTCTCGTAATTGAGCCGGACGTTGGTCGGCACTCCGCCTGTGGACGGCCTTCTTCCGATTGAGATCCACATCGGCACACTACCGATATTACTGAGGGTTGCATAGACCTGGTCAACCTTGAGCATATCGTCTGAAGGCACATGTCCGATGGTCCCATCAAACGGACCGTATGTTCTGTCTGCGAAATAATTGAATTGGACAGGCTGCATGGACTGATGTCCATATACCTTATACATGATCAAACGGGCCTTGACCGCAAGATCTTCGGTCGCATTGGCTTTAAGATTGAGTCCGACTCGGTCCAGCATCAGGGAGTTATTCCATACTGCGTATGCCGGTGAACCGGCCGGGTTTCCTTGTGGATTAATGTACATATGATCGTGCACTCTTCCGGACAGAATGTCGTACCTGAATCGGTAATCAGCGCCGATTTCGAGCAACGACTGATCCGCTGCCGCAGCCATGCCTGCGGTCAGGAGAAGTATTATGGCAACGTACAGAAGAAACTTCTTCATTACGAAATACCTCCTTCAGGTTTAGAATAGAACGTCAAAAGTTACGTAGAGGTCTTTTGCACTTTGAACAGGCGCAAGTCCCTGTGCATTCGCCGTATTTGTCAGATCGAGATCAGAAATCCTTACGGGCGCTCCCATCCAGTTGTTGCTGCCGGTATAATCGAACTTATAATATTGATAGCCGGCCCTTAAGAACGCCTTGCCTCGCTTCATAATTGGCTTCTGATTCAACTCCTGAATGAGATATACCTCATAGACTTTGCCCCGTGTTCCGAGCTTGCTCGTCCAGATGTCATCTCCTGCCGGGACCTGGCCAATCCAGTATTGTGTCCCCTGGTTATATTCAGCGCCGATCTTGGTACCGGTGGACGTGATGTCAAACCGTCCGCCGACATAAACAGCGTAACCTTCAAGATCTCTTCCGTTATTATAGGATTCAGGATGATAGGTGTCCCAGAGCAGACCGACTCCGCCGACATTATTTTCGTTGGGTTCCGCCTTGCTCTGAGCAACAGAGGCAAAGAGATGGAGATTGCTCACTTTGCCCATGATCACCCCGCCCCACCAGGTAATATTGCCCACATTTGCGGTGTCCTGTTTTTTCGGTGTCGGCGGCATTCCCACCTTGTCCGGGTCGGGGAACGAGCTGTAAATATGGTACCCCTTCTGGACCTGAAGGTCGATATGGAGATCGTTTGAATTATAAGGAACAACATCAATGCCGATATAATCAGTATCCTTGAGGGTGTTCGGCAGATCAAAAAACAGACCTTCGCTTTGATTGCTGGTATTTGACACATAACCGCTGTCAAAACCTTTGCCATAGCTGATCTTTGCATAGGCCCCCGGCATGGCGTCGCTTTTCGGCGAAAAACCGACTACGGCGCCGTCAAAGGCATAGTCCATCATGATGCCCGAGGACCCAGCCGGGTCTCCCGCGTCAAGGTTCTGCCGGAGATTCGTCGGCGCGCCACCGGTGGTAGGCCTTCTTCCCGCTGCTATCCAGACAGGCGCTCCACCGACATTACTCCACGTGGCATAGGCCTGGTCCCAATACAGCGAACTATCGGCGGGTACGTGGCCGATGGTCCCGTCAAACGGGCCGTATGCCCTGTCCATGAAGTAATCTCCCATAGCAGGCCCCATGCTCTGATGACCCCATACCTTGTACATAAGAATGCGAGATTTGACCGAGATGTTTTGTGTAGCCTGAGCCTTCACATTGAGTCCAAAACGGTTCAGAAACAGGCTATCATTCTTGACATCGTAGCCGGGCACGGCCTGAAGTGATCGCTGTGCATCGGTAATCTGCACGTAATCGTGCACGGTGCCTTGTAAATTGTCATACCTGAGCCGGTAATCACCGCCGATTTCAATCCACGACTCCTCATCATCTGCTGCCACAGCCATGCCAGCGGTCAAGAAGAGCATCACTAAAACGTACAGAAGAATCTTCTTCATTGACGAGATACCTCCTTAAGTGATTTAATAATTAATATGTCTAAACATTCACCACCATAGTTGGTTCTATTCTATTGACTGTTCACCCCCTTCGCTAAAAATCGATCTTGATCATACCTGATTGAAGAACTGAAATTAACTTAGCTTGCAGAATTGTTCTTGCCGTTTGCGAGACGATGTTACCTCGTAACTTATGAGTGAAAGATTGCTCGGTTTCTCTGGGCTTCTTTGGCCTTTTTGGTAATAAAAAAATAAACAACGAGAGGGATTGCGATTCTCTTGTGGTTGGTGAGAGTTTTACAAATCCCGGCAGCGTGTTATTTTAGCGTATCCACAAACACGGTCTGAAAACAATGAATCCTGCTGAATTATAAAATAGATACCCCCTCGGCCTTCTTTAGCTTACTGCAAATTCTTCCTGATCGGGATAAAAGCGGATACTTTATTCGCAAAAACAGGCGTATTAAAATGGCGCACTACCAAAAGCGCACCCGGTATTTCAAAAATCAATTTATCGGTCAATATCCTAATTTTTCATACGAGTAACTTTGAGTTGCCGTTTATTTTGACGCACTTTAGCGTAATCGATTTGTTTTGTCAAGCTCTAAAATAAGTGATTTATTTCAGACAAACACGTCCGGATTTTAAGTAAATTTTAAACGGAATAGACGATATAAAGATGCAATTTGCAAAGGTCATGAATCTGTCTTTCCCATATCTTCTCTGAACGGGAATATTCTTTTCACTGTTTGAAGAACCATATTCTCTACGGAAGCCGTTGGAAGGAGTCGAAGGAGATGGAATAGAGGGATGAAAACAGCTCAGTCCGAGCCATCTCGTTAATCGAATTGAGAAAATGTACTCTTTCACCTGATCAGCGATGGTATGAACTATTTATTCAATAGGGCCGCGGCCTCTTTGGCAAAATAGGTGAGGATGATGTCCGCGCCCGCTCGTTTTATTGCAATGAGCGACTCCATCATGGCACGTTCGCCGTCGATCCATCCGAGCTTTGCCGCGGCCTTTATCATGGAGTACTCACCGCTCACGTTATAGGCTGCGACAGGCAGATTGAATTGCTGTTTGACCTGGTAGATAATGTCGAGATACGCGAGTGCGGGTTTGACCATCACGATGTCCGCGCCTTCATCGATATCCAGGGCGACCTCACGAATGGCCTCGCGGCTGTTCGGGGCGTCCATCTGGTACGATCGCCGATCGCCGAACTGAGGATTAGACTCAGCCGCTTCCCGGAACGGGCCGTAGAAGCTTGATGCATATTTCGCGGCATAGGACATGATCGGAATATCATAATAACCTTCACTGTCGAGCGTCTCACGGATGGCGCCGACCCTGCCATCCATCATGTCAGACGGCGCAACCATGTCGGCGCCGGCCCTGGCATGGGAAACCGCTTCCCGGGCAAGCAGTTCGAGCGTGGCGTCGTTCTGAACCACTCCGTTCTTGATCAAGCCGCAGTGGCCGTGGTTCGTATATTCGCAGAGACAGACGTCGGTGATCACGACAAGTTCGGGCAGCTTGTTCTTGATCGCCTTGATCGCATGCTGGACAATACCCTCATCGGAATAGGCTTCACTGCCGACCTCGTCCTTGTGCTCGGGGATGCCGAAGAGAAGCACCGCGGGAATGCCAAGCTTCGTCACCTCTTCACAGTCCTTCACGATATTGTCAATGGACTGCTGATAGTTCCCGGGCATGGACACGATCTCTTTTTTCACACCCTTGCCGTGAACGACAAAGAGCGGATAGATGAGATCATCGGGGGAAAGCGTTGTCTCCCGAACCATGCGCCGTATGTTCTCGTTGGACCGCAGTCTTCTCGGCCGGTATAAAGGCTCAAACATGGAATCTCCTTATCATCTCATCTGACCACCGATGAATGCGAACTTAGGGTTTCACTCCGCATTCCGCACTCAGTATTCCGCAATTGAATCAGCTGCACCCGCAGCCGCCGGAACCGCATCCCCCGCCGCTCTTCTTGGGTTCTTCTCCGCCGCTGCAGCCGCAGCTCCCTCCGGACGGTGCGCCGTTCGGAAATCCGATAGCAAAGCCCTCGCCGCGATTATCACTAATAAATCCGAGCTCTGCCCCTTCCAGCACCTTGGCAGTCGAGACATCGACAAAAAGCCTTGCTCCATTCTTCTCAACCACCGTGTCGCCGTCGCCGGTCTTGTCATCGATCATGATCTCATAGGACGGGCCGCAACCACAACCGCCGCCGGCCGTCGTCACACGCAAGGCATGGTTGGGCACACCTTCGGCTTTAAGAATTTCCTTGATCTTGTCCGCTGCAACGTCTGAAATTGTAATCACTTCTCTCTCCTTAATTTGAATTGGTTATTACTGCGAAGACACCAAGGCTCTACGGCTTTTTCGTGTCTTTGAACCTTGATCTCGATGGTTTTTTATTTTTTTACCTTAAAATAAGCCACCATCGCATCGACGAGTGCCGGGATGGTATAGTCCTTTGGCATGATGTCGGATTTCATGCCGTATTCTTCGGCGGTTTTCGCTGTTATTGGGCCGATACAGGCAACGGTTACACCTTCAATAAGTTTTTTATACTCTTTTTGGCCGAGTATATCAACAAAATTGTGCACCGTGGATGAGCTGGTAAAGGTCAGCGCGGAGATCTTCTTCTCCTGAAGCAGTTTTTTAATCCGCTCGACGTCCGCGGTCGGCCGAACGTTCTCGTACGCAGTAGCGACCGTCACCTCGGCGCCCTGTTCCCTGAGCTTGTCCGGGATTATCTCCCGTGCCACCTTCGCCCGGGGGACCAGGAATTTCCGGCCTTTTACGGTTACTCCCCCGAGAGCTTCAACTACGCTTTCCGCTTTGAACTCCGCGGGTATCAGATCGGCCCTAAGGCCGTATGTCTCAAGAAGCTCCGCCGTCTTTGGTCCGACCGTGCACAGGTTCACTCCCTTAAGGATACGCAGGTCCTTCCCGAGACCGCGAAGCCGCTCCATGAAATATTTGACCGCGTTCGCGCTCGTGAATATGATCCAGTGATACGTTTCGATCGCCTGGATGGCGTTATCCAGTTCAGCCCAGCTCGCGGGAGGAACAACATCGATCGTGGGAAATTCAATGGTCGTTGCGCCGCGGTCGATGAGCATCTCGGCAAACACGCTTGCCTGGTCGCGCGAGCGCGTGATCAGGACCCGTTTGCCGAAGAGCGGTTTTGATTCATACCAGTTCAGTTTTTTCCTGAGATTCACCACCTCGCCCACGATGATGATGGCCGGCGGCCCAAGCCCGGCGTCTTTGACCCGGGGGACGATGTCGTTAAGCCTTCCGGTGACCACTTTTTGGTCGGTTCGGGTGCCCCACTGGACGACTGCTATCGGCGTTTCCGGATTCCTTCCGTGAGAAATCAGGTTGTCCACGATGTTCTGAAGGTTCTTCATGCCCATGAAGAAGACAAGCGTACCGATTCCGGTAGAGATCTTGTCCCAGTGCACCTGTGATTCAGGTTTTGTGGGGTCCTCATGGCCGGTCACGAAGGCAACGCTTGCGGTAAAATCCCGGTGGGTGAGCGGTATTCCCGCGTAGGTCGGCACCGCGGTGGCAGCGGTAACGCCGGGTACGACCTCGAAGGGGATGTCGTTGTCTACCAGGCCCTCGGCCTCTTCCCCGCCCCTGCCGAAGATGAAAGGATCTCCCCCTTTTAAACGAGCGACGACCTTCCCCTCTTTTGCCTTATTGACGATCAGGCTGTTGATCTCCTCCTGAGGCAGCGTGTGTCTGCCGCCCTGTTTTCCCACATAGATCAGCTCTGAATCAGGACGCCGCTGGTCGAGCAGACGCTCGTTCGCAAGATAGTCATAAATGATCACGTCCGCTTTTTTCACGCACTCCAGGCCCTTGACGGTGATCAGACCCGGGTCACCCGGGCCGGCGCCGATGAGATATACTTTTCCGATTGATTGAGTCATGATTACCTATAAATAAATTAACCGCGAAGACGCAAAGTACGCGAAGAAAATCTCGGATTTTAAGATGAAGAATCCACCCTTCACGACCTTCGCGCCTTAGCGGTTCGAAGATTCAGGTGCTATTACGGATTTTCCAGCAGATTATTCCCGCTGAAGTCGGTCGTATTCCCGTACACTTCCCGAAGGATCACGTCAGCGCCCTGGGAGAGAAGCTTCTCCGCAAGTGTCACGCCGAGTTTTTCAGCCTTCTCCGGATCTCCTTCGATGGAGTCCCTGACGATGCGCTTCCCATCCACGCTGCCGACGAGGCCGATAAGCATCAATTTCCCGTCCTTCACCCGGCCATAGCAGGCGATCGGGACCTGACAGCCTCCTTCAAGCCTTTTCAGGAGCGCTCGCTCGCCGCGAACACAGGTGCTGCTGTCTGTATGGTTGAAGAACGCGATCATGTCATTGAGTTCCCGGTCATCCATCCGGCATTCAATGCCGAGTGCCCCCTGGCCGATGGCGGGCAGGCTGATCTCGGGCGAGAGATATTCCGAGACGTTCGCATCAAGCCCCAGCCGCTTCACCCCTGCCGCGGCAAGGATGATGGCGTCGAACTTTCCTTCTTTCAATTTCTGCAACCGCGTGCCCACGTTGCCGCGAAGCTGATGGATCACGAAGTCCGGACGCGCGTTCATGAGCTGGGCCTGACGCCTCAAACTGCTCGTGCCCACATTCGCTCCCCGGGGCAGATCTTTGAATGCAACGTTATTTCGGGAAAGCAAGGCGTCTCTGGCGTCCTCCCGTTTCGTGATGCACGCCAGGTGGAGTCCGTCCGGGAAAAAGGTCGGCACGTCTTTCATGCTGTGCACGGCAATGTCGATCTCATTCGCCAGCATGGCCTCCTCGATCTCTTTCACGAAGAGCCCCTTGCCGCCGACCTTGGCGAGCGGTACATCAAGTATCTTGTCGCCGGTGGTCTTTATCTTCGTGAGCGTTACGGCCATGCCCGAATATTTTTTCTCGAGCTCCGACTTCACCCACTCCGCCTGCCAGAGCGCGAGCGCACTCGCGCGAGTACCGATCCTGATCTGTTTTCGCAATGATATGCTCCTTAAAGACATGGTAATCATGGGCCAAGACGGATTACATTATTAAAAAAGGCTCCTGCAAAACTGTTTGTCATCCCCGAATGTTTCTATCGGGGATATGGTTATTCGAGCAGTGAAAACCAGATTCCCGCTCAGAATCGCTGCGGGAATGACAGAATTGGGACATTTGCAAGAGGCTCAAGAATAAAAATCAATTCTATGCGTTATATCTCCGCGTTAATTAGCGGCAAATATTCTTTGATGATTGGGAATCCTGGCTCTGCTCGGGATCATCGTTAATCGGTGTCGCCGACCCCAGCACACGGATCGGTCGTTTCAGTTCCTTGTCGAGGTTGAACAGTCTTCGCGCGATGGCGATGGTAGCATCACCGGTGTCGGACATGGAAGCAGCCTGCTTCAGGACCACAAGTGGCGCGTGGAGCAGTTTGTTCACGATGGCCTGGGACATGGCCTCCATCGCCCGCTTCTGTTCCTCGGTGATGTCGTTCAACGAGCCGATGGTCTTGTCGAATTCGCGTTTCCGGATGTCTTCCACTTTTTCCCGAAGATCCACGATGGTCGGTACGGCGTCAAGGGCACGCTCCCACTGGAGGTACGTCTCGACCTCATGGGTGATGAGTTCCTCGGCCTTTTCCGCCTCTTTTGCCCTGCCTCCGGTGTTTACGTCAACCTTGCTCTGAAGGTCA
The sequence above is drawn from the Nitrospirota bacterium genome and encodes:
- a CDS encoding DUF3373 domain-containing protein — encoded protein: MKKFLLYVAIILLLTAGMAAAADESWIEFGGDYQLRYDNLVGEVVDHTEYASNEPVRAHKVWNDAIFTNRYGINIKANPVEDVSFKLRLQMYKIWGHQTSMPIHGMYFGSPGMLLPTMDQAMGRVPGGGEVWADQAYMSWSNIFGYPVWFSIGRKPSSGGAPGNVKLNLEKTGSAGVPGNLIDSAFDGYTLGWAPDIEALPGFFMKYCQGKGADGGYNTGYYNNPDGSSVYGKYASGHNPSWFEYDRDTDFAGLMTTWTTSPEFHVETLIMGAWNIMGAPSDGMNFKYLNWPNDVSMGNAKWWGMTIMGRPIDNLNIFGSIGQTFWEPSEKDEAFGFGMVWFRDHVARARHSGTGWYMGGRYDIPSTGTKIGLEYNGGTKYWMPFVPTSNDIWGNKLATRGNVYEIYIIQELDDKPVAKRGKAFFRVGYQYYSFKYNAPLNWLEVPRRITDLSVNDTHGEGDVFFVPLKTAKDLYMIFDVLF
- a CDS encoding DUF3373 domain-containing protein; its protein translation is MKKFLLYVAIILLLTAGMAAAADQSLLEIGADYRFRYDILSGRVHDHMYINPQGNPAGSPAYAVWNNSLMLDRVGLNLKANATEDLAVKARLIMYKVYGHQSMQPVQFNYFADRTYGPFDGTIGHVPSDDMLKVDQVYATLSNIGSVPMWISIGRRPSTGGVPTNVRLNYEKQGVEGDIGLVTDYAFDGATAGYAPVITALPGSYAKISYGKGFDSGFTSSANTLKDTDFIGMNIVPYDTNNLSINLQAQKGFHFVDRPGDIAPVPNNSYHDEPYAWIQSIPPSENVGNIAWWGGLVMGKVSDLNLFLAVAQSKTYPTDGQVSGAGLLWDTFHPESKQSLVGSAIYLGVRYDIKSTGTKIGAEYNQGSQYWVGLVPAADDIWTSKLGTRGKVYEIYVIQDLNTEALMKNAKAFWRFGYQYYKFDYTGSNNWMGASVKISDLDVRNTVNVQRLEPVEYAKDLYLVFDVLF
- a CDS encoding DUF3373 domain-containing protein, producing MKKILLYVLVMLFLTAGMAVAADDEESWIEIGGDYRLRYDNLQGTVHDYVQITDAQRSLQAVPGYDVKNDSLFLNRFGLNVKAQATQNISVKSRILMYKVWGHQSMGPAMGDYFMDRAYGPFDGTIGHVPADSSLYWDQAYATWSNVGGAPVWIAAGRRPTTGGAPTNLRQNLDAGDPAGSSGIMMDYAFDGAVVGFSPKSDAMPGAYAKISYGKGFDSGYVSNTSNQSEGLFFDLPNTLKDTDYIGIDVVPYNSNDLHIDLQVQKGYHIYSSFPDPDKVGMPPTPKKQDTANVGNITWWGGVIMGKVSNLHLFASVAQSKAEPNENNVGGVGLLWDTYHPESYNNGRDLEGYAVYVGGRFDITSTGTKIGAEYNQGTQYWIGQVPAGDDIWTSKLGTRGKVYEVYLIQELNQKPIMKRGKAFLRAGYQYYKFDYTGSNNWMGAPVRISDLDLTNTANAQGLAPVQSAKDLYVTFDVLF
- the hemB gene encoding porphobilinogen synthase, whose product is MFEPLYRPRRLRSNENIRRMVRETTLSPDDLIYPLFVVHGKGVKKEIVSMPGNYQQSIDNIVKDCEEVTKLGIPAVLLFGIPEHKDEVGSEAYSDEGIVQHAIKAIKNKLPELVVITDVCLCEYTNHGHCGLIKNGVVQNDATLELLAREAVSHARAGADMVAPSDMMDGRVGAIRETLDSEGYYDIPIMSYAAKYASSFYGPFREAAESNPQFGDRRSYQMDAPNSREAIREVALDIDEGADIVMVKPALAYLDIIYQVKQQFNLPVAAYNVSGEYSMIKAAAKLGWIDGERAMMESLIAIKRAGADIILTYFAKEAAALLNK
- a CDS encoding iron-sulfur cluster assembly accessory protein, giving the protein MITISDVAADKIKEILKAEGVPNHALRVTTAGGGCGCGPSYEIMIDDKTGDGDTVVEKNGARLFVDVSTAKVLEGAELGFISDNRGEGFAIGFPNGAPSGGSCGCSGGEEPKKSGGGCGSGGCGCS
- the cobA gene encoding uroporphyrinogen-III C-methyltransferase, which produces MTQSIGKVYLIGAGPGDPGLITVKGLECVKKADVIIYDYLANERLLDQRRPDSELIYVGKQGGRHTLPQEEINSLIVNKAKEGKVVARLKGGDPFIFGRGGEEAEGLVDNDIPFEVVPGVTAATAVPTYAGIPLTHRDFTASVAFVTGHEDPTKPESQVHWDKISTGIGTLVFFMGMKNLQNIVDNLISHGRNPETPIAVVQWGTRTDQKVVTGRLNDIVPRVKDAGLGPPAIIIVGEVVNLRKKLNWYESKPLFGKRVLITRSRDQASVFAEMLIDRGATTIEFPTIDVVPPASWAELDNAIQAIETYHWIIFTSANAVKYFMERLRGLGKDLRILKGVNLCTVGPKTAELLETYGLRADLIPAEFKAESVVEALGGVTVKGRKFLVPRAKVAREIIPDKLREQGAEVTVATAYENVRPTADVERIKKLLQEKKISALTFTSSSTVHNFVDILGQKEYKKLIEGVTVACIGPITAKTAEEYGMKSDIMPKDYTIPALVDAMVAYFKVKK
- the hemC gene encoding hydroxymethylbilane synthase, which produces MSLRSISLRKQIRIGTRASALALWQAEWVKSELEKKYSGMAVTLTKIKTTGDKILDVPLAKVGGKGLFVKEIEEAMLANEIDIAVHSMKDVPTFFPDGLHLACITKREDARDALLSRNNVAFKDLPRGANVGTSSLRRQAQLMNARPDFVIHQLRGNVGTRLQKLKEGKFDAIILAAAGVKRLGLDANVSEYLSPEISLPAIGQGALGIECRMDDRELNDMIAFFNHTDSSTCVRGERALLKRLEGGCQVPIACYGRVKDGKLMLIGLVGSVDGKRIVRDSIEGDPEKAEKLGVTLAEKLLSQGADVILREVYGNTTDFSGNNLLENP